The Chitinivibrio alkaliphilus ACht1 DNA window GAGTATTCCTCCATCGGTGATGGCCAAGGGAAGAAGGTTGATAATACCAAGATTTATACTTAAAAAGGCCATGAGTTGCAAGGTTTCACGAAGGCCTGTCCGAATGGCGGCACCGGAAATCTGCATAATTGCTACAGGACCTGAAGAGTATTGAAGCGTTTGCTGTAGTCGTCGGGGCGACAGGAAATAGAGCATGGTTTGAATCATGTCGCCAGTTTTTTCAACACCATACACAAGGGCTGATACCGGAGAGTGTTCTATTTGGGTATAGGGTGGTGCGGCAAACTGAATTCCCAAGAGATGTCGCTGCGTCTCTTCATTAAAGGCGGGGGTAATAGACACCGTCTTGGAGGTGTCCTTTCGCCGAAGGGTAATTTTTATCGCTCCTTCTTCTGGCTCATACTCCTGTAACGCCAGGGTAATTTGGATGGAGGATCGTACAGGGGTATCCTCCAAGTGGGTGAGGGTATCACCGGGCTGGAGCGTCCCTTCTTTTTCAGCAGCACCACCGGAAAGAACTTCTCCTACAACGGGGATGCTTTGAGGATAGAGCCCACTTCCGCGGTGTTCAAAACTATTCGTTTCCGGGGCGGGGATGAACACTGTTTCTGTACGGGTATCTGAATTTCGTAGGAAGGTAATTTCATAGGATTCACCAAATAAGGCAAGGCGATGCTGTATCTCCTCCCATGATGAAACAGGGGTATCGTCTATGGCTAATATGGAGTCTCCGGGCTGTATCTGCGATGCCGCAGCACCTTGGGGATCAACTACTCCTACGGTCGTATCAGAGAGATGGGGATACTCTTTTACTCCTCCTAAGGCAATACAGGCAAAAAAGAGTATGGCAGATATAATATTAAAGGCGGGGCCGGCTATAGCCACAAGCGCTCTGTGCCAGACAGGGTGGTCCGAAAACCCACCCTTTCGTGGGTCATCCGGTGATTCACCAATCATCTTTACATACCCACCAAAGGGAATAGGGGAGAGACGATACTCTGTTTCACCAATCTGTTTTTTTAAGAGAGGTTTACCAAATCCTATGGAAAAGGCTTCAACAGGGATTTTACACGCTTTTGCTGCGAGGAAATGGCCCATTTCGTGAATAAATACCAGAATACCAAGTATGGGAATCCCGAGGAGAAGATAGAGCATTTATGCCTCCCTGCCGCAATAGGAGCGGCGAATGCGGGTGCGGGTTTCCTTGTCTACGCTCATGA harbors:
- the rseP gene encoding RIP metalloprotease RseP; the encoded protein is MLYLLLGIPILGILVFIHEMGHFLAAKACKIPVEAFSIGFGKPLLKKQIGETEYRLSPIPFGGYVKMIGESPDDPRKGGFSDHPVWHRALVAIAGPAFNIISAILFFACIALGGVKEYPHLSDTTVGVVDPQGAAASQIQPGDSILAIDDTPVSSWEEIQHRLALFGESYEITFLRNSDTRTETVFIPAPETNSFEHRGSGLYPQSIPVVGEVLSGGAAEKEGTLQPGDTLTHLEDTPVRSSIQITLALQEYEPEEGAIKITLRRKDTSKTVSITPAFNEETQRHLLGIQFAAPPYTQIEHSPVSALVYGVEKTGDMIQTMLYFLSPRRLQQTLQYSSGPVAIMQISGAAIRTGLRETLQLMAFLSINLGIINLLPLAITDGGILFFLGIETIWGKPVPQKAQELIARICTALLITLFLFITLRDIAQFSTLNALLQ